A part of Rattus rattus isolate New Zealand chromosome 4, Rrattus_CSIRO_v1, whole genome shotgun sequence genomic DNA contains:
- the LOC116899271 gene encoding uncharacterized protein LOC116899271, which yields MGNVCGCVRAEKEEQYFDPAKSPLSPEKYSQGRKYFRRKPRQKVEGDTEPVRQSGEREGKKGVGQPAGGQPAVASGELVWERPAASPTPEDGVQLGKTATDHGEQKPLPSVGNSCPYLVAVSSAHGRYSEVQVSIPDKTISEKDSPPYCPERERHLDEINTEHRTFLRRNDVSLSQKTSSSSPILCATEKSLEKTVLVGNLSKSCSSVLEQDSAGRGRPLTAHPHQLTKRRYHSLHASVSSVSKDAPGDDRCQVSDTGAGDCSSSSSSHQTTVVAVSKKCHLHTSLYVNTATLSVTHVSYPHSK from the coding sequence ATGGGGAATGTCTGTGGCTGCGTGAGGGCTGAGAAAGAAGAGCAGTATTTCGATCCTGCCAAAAGTCCCTTGAGTCCTGAAAAATACTCTCAGGGAAGAAAGTATTTCAGAAGAAAACCACGCCAGAAAGTTGAGGGTGACACCGAGCCAGTGCGACAAAGCggagaaagagaaggcaagaagGGTGTTGGTCAGCCTGCGGGGGGACAGCCAGCTGTGGCCTCCGGAGAACTGGTGTGGGAGCGCCCTGCTGCAAGCCCCACTCCGGAAGATGGTGTGCAGCTGGGGAAGACAGCCACAGACCATGGTGAACAGAAACCTCTGCCCAGTGTTGGGAACAGCTGCCCCTACCTAGTGGCCGTTTCCTCTGCTCATGGGAGATACTCAGAAGTACAGGTTAGCATCCCGGACAAGACGATTTCAGAAAAAGATAGCCCTCCATATTGCCCGGAGAGGGAGAGACACTTAGATGAAAtcaacacagaacacagaacattcCTGAGAAGAAACGATGTTTCTCTTTCCCAAAAGACGTCCAGTTCAAGCCCCATTCTCTGTGCCACAGAGAAATCCCTTGAAAAGACTGTGCTTGTGGGAAACCTGTCAAAAAGCTGCAGCAGTGTCCTGGAACAGGACAGCGCTGGGAGAGGTCGCCCTCTCACAGCACACCCTCATCAGCTCACCAAAAGGAGGTACCATTCCCTCCATGCTAGTGTGTCCTCTGTCTCCAAGGACGCACCTGGGGATGACAGGTGCCAGGTAAGTGACACTGGTGCAGGtgactgctcctcctcctcctcctcgcacCAGACTACAGTGGTTGCAGTTTCTAAAAAATGCCATCTGCATACTAGCCTGTATGTCAACACTGCGACTTTGAGTGTTACCCATGTCTCTTACCCTCACTCTAAATAG